Proteins co-encoded in one Pseudarthrobacter chlorophenolicus A6 genomic window:
- the argJ gene encoding bifunctional glutamate N-acetyltransferase/amino-acid acetyltransferase ArgJ: MTITAPQGFRAAGVTAGLKASGNPDLALVVNDGPSKAAAAVFTSNRVAAAPVHWSRQVVSDGRVDAVILNSGGANACTGPTGFQNTHSTAEKVADVLGISATDVFVCSTGLIGEQLPMDKILPGVEAAAAALSADGGPDAGTAIMTTDSVPKSALFIGTDADGQEFTIGGIAKGAGMLAPGLATMLVVLTTDAAVEPEMLDVVLRDATRVTFDRADSDGCMSTNDTVVLLASGASGAVPAAEAFGAGLTQVCAELARKLIGDAEGASHDIAIRTFNAASEADAETVSRSVARSNLFKAAIFGKDPNWGRVLSAVGTTDAVFEADKLNVAMNGIQICRNGSIGDDRALVDLEPREVLVEIDLQAGDAEATIWTNDLTHDYVHENSAYSS; the protein is encoded by the coding sequence GTGACCATTACCGCACCCCAGGGATTCCGGGCCGCCGGCGTCACCGCCGGGCTGAAGGCCTCCGGAAACCCGGACCTCGCCCTGGTGGTCAACGACGGGCCCTCCAAGGCCGCAGCCGCCGTCTTCACCAGCAACCGCGTGGCAGCGGCCCCGGTGCACTGGTCCCGCCAGGTTGTGTCCGATGGCCGCGTGGACGCCGTCATCCTCAACTCCGGCGGCGCCAACGCCTGCACCGGCCCCACCGGTTTCCAGAACACCCACAGCACCGCCGAGAAAGTGGCCGACGTTCTGGGCATCTCGGCCACCGACGTCTTCGTCTGCTCCACCGGCCTGATCGGCGAGCAGCTTCCCATGGACAAGATCCTTCCCGGGGTCGAGGCCGCGGCAGCTGCCCTCAGCGCCGACGGCGGCCCTGACGCCGGCACGGCCATCATGACCACGGACAGCGTCCCCAAGTCCGCGCTGTTCATCGGCACCGATGCGGACGGCCAGGAATTCACCATCGGCGGGATCGCCAAGGGAGCCGGCATGCTGGCCCCCGGGCTGGCCACCATGCTGGTGGTCCTCACCACGGATGCCGCCGTCGAGCCCGAAATGCTCGACGTCGTCCTCCGCGACGCCACCCGCGTCACCTTTGACCGCGCCGACTCCGACGGCTGCATGTCCACGAACGACACTGTGGTCCTGCTCGCCTCGGGCGCCTCCGGTGCGGTGCCGGCAGCGGAAGCGTTTGGTGCCGGCCTGACCCAGGTCTGCGCCGAGCTGGCCCGAAAGCTGATCGGTGACGCCGAAGGCGCCAGCCATGACATCGCCATCCGGACGTTCAACGCCGCCAGCGAAGCGGACGCTGAAACCGTCAGCCGCTCGGTGGCCCGGTCCAACCTGTTCAAGGCTGCCATTTTCGGCAAGGACCCCAACTGGGGCCGCGTGCTGTCCGCCGTGGGCACCACCGACGCCGTCTTCGAAGCGGACAAACTCAACGTGGCCATGAACGGCATCCAGATCTGCCGCAATGGCAGCATCGGCGACGACCGGGCCCTGGTGGACCTGGAACCGCGCGAAGTCCTGGTGGAAATCGACCTGCAGGCAGGCGACGCGGAGGCAACCATCTGGACCAACGACCTCACCCACGACTACGTGCACGAAAACAGCGCTTACTCGAGCTAG
- the argB gene encoding acetylglutamate kinase: MNTQTRETTSMSDAQDKAATLIEALPWIQRFAGTTMVIKYGGNAMVNDELRRAFAEDIVFLHHVGIHPVVVHGGGPQINSMLGRLGIESEFKGGLRVTTPEAMDVVRMVLTGQVGRELVGLINSHGPYAVGMSGEDGGLLRAVRTGTVVDGEDVDLGLVGEVVGVDPAGIVDILDAGRIPVISTVAPEIVDGGDSVPGAARFQPTGQVLNVNADTAAAAVASALGASKLVILTDVEGLYANWPDKSSLISSLTASELRDMLPRLESGMIPKMAACLKAIDEGVERAHIVDGRLAHSMLLETFTTAGIGTQVVPDEETNA, from the coding sequence ATGAACACCCAGACGCGTGAGACCACCAGCATGTCCGACGCCCAGGACAAGGCTGCCACCCTGATCGAGGCCCTGCCCTGGATCCAGCGGTTCGCCGGCACCACCATGGTGATCAAGTACGGCGGCAACGCCATGGTCAACGACGAACTCCGCCGTGCCTTCGCCGAGGACATCGTTTTCCTGCATCACGTGGGCATCCACCCCGTGGTGGTCCACGGCGGCGGCCCCCAGATCAACTCCATGCTGGGCCGGCTGGGCATCGAATCCGAATTCAAGGGCGGCCTCCGCGTCACCACCCCGGAGGCCATGGACGTGGTCCGCATGGTCCTCACCGGCCAGGTGGGCAGGGAACTGGTGGGCCTCATCAACTCCCATGGCCCCTACGCTGTGGGCATGTCCGGCGAAGACGGCGGCCTGCTGCGCGCCGTCCGCACCGGGACCGTGGTGGACGGCGAAGACGTGGACCTCGGGCTGGTAGGCGAGGTGGTCGGCGTCGACCCCGCAGGCATCGTGGACATCCTCGACGCCGGCCGCATCCCGGTGATCTCCACCGTTGCCCCTGAAATCGTCGACGGCGGAGACAGCGTTCCCGGCGCCGCGCGCTTCCAGCCCACCGGACAGGTCCTGAACGTCAATGCGGACACCGCAGCCGCCGCGGTGGCGTCCGCCCTGGGCGCCTCGAAGCTGGTGATCCTGACCGACGTCGAGGGCCTCTACGCGAACTGGCCGGACAAGTCCTCGCTGATCTCTTCGCTCACCGCATCCGAGTTGAGGGACATGCTGCCCCGGCTTGAGTCGGGCATGATCCCCAAGATGGCAGCGTGCCTGAAAGCCATCGACGAAGGCGTGGAACGCGCGCACATCGTGGACGGGCGCCTGGCGCACTCCATGCTTCTGGAAACATTTACGACGGCGGGCATCGGCACCC
- the argC gene encoding N-acetyl-gamma-glutamyl-phosphate reductase, with the protein MTISVAVSGASGYAGGEVLRILAGHPDVTIGAITAHSNAGSRLGELQPHLHGLASRILEDTTVENLSGHDVVFLALPHGASAEIAAQLPEGTVVIDAGADHRLEDPAAWEKFYGSAHAGTWPYGLPELPGQREALKGATRIAVPGCYPTSALLALTPGFAANLLEPDDVVIVSASGTSGAGKAAKVNLIGAEVMGSMSPYGVGGGHRHTPEIEQGLSNAAGERVTVSFTPTLAPMSRGILTTATAKVKAGTTAEQLRQAWADAYDDEPFVHLLPEGQWPGTKSVQGSNHAAMQLAFDPHTGRVVVTCVIDNLTKGTAGGAVQSMNIALGLPETAGLNLQGVAP; encoded by the coding sequence ATGACTATTTCTGTTGCAGTGTCGGGCGCCAGCGGCTACGCGGGCGGGGAAGTGCTCCGCATCCTTGCCGGACACCCGGACGTCACGATTGGTGCCATCACCGCCCACAGCAACGCCGGTTCGCGGCTCGGTGAGCTGCAGCCGCACCTGCACGGGCTGGCCAGCCGCATCCTTGAGGACACCACAGTGGAGAACCTCTCCGGCCACGACGTCGTCTTCCTTGCCCTGCCGCACGGCGCGTCCGCGGAGATTGCCGCGCAGCTGCCGGAAGGCACCGTGGTGATCGACGCCGGCGCAGACCACCGCCTCGAAGACCCCGCCGCCTGGGAGAAGTTCTACGGCTCGGCCCACGCCGGCACCTGGCCCTACGGGCTTCCCGAACTGCCCGGCCAGCGCGAGGCCCTCAAAGGCGCCACCCGCATCGCCGTGCCGGGCTGCTACCCCACGTCCGCGCTCCTCGCCCTGACCCCGGGGTTCGCCGCAAACCTCCTGGAGCCCGACGACGTCGTCATCGTTTCCGCGTCCGGCACCTCCGGCGCGGGCAAGGCCGCCAAGGTCAACCTGATCGGCGCCGAAGTCATGGGCTCCATGAGCCCCTACGGCGTGGGCGGCGGCCACCGGCACACACCGGAAATCGAGCAGGGCCTGTCCAACGCGGCGGGGGAGCGGGTCACCGTGTCCTTCACACCCACCCTGGCTCCGATGAGCCGCGGCATCCTGACCACTGCCACGGCGAAGGTGAAAGCCGGTACGACGGCGGAGCAGCTGCGCCAGGCCTGGGCAGACGCCTACGACGACGAACCGTTCGTCCACCTGCTGCCCGAAGGCCAGTGGCCCGGCACGAAGTCCGTCCAGGGTTCCAACCACGCCGCCATGCAGCTGGCCTTCGACCCCCACACCGGCCGGGTCGTTGTCACCTGCGTGATTGACAACCTCACCAAAGGCACTGCCGGCGGCGCCGTGCAGTCCATGAACATCGCACTCGGCCTGCCGGAAACCGCCGGCCTCAACCTGCAGGGAGTAGCCCCGTGA
- a CDS encoding quinone oxidoreductase family protein yields MTHAIVARQAGGPEVLEYTEVDRPVPGPGQLLVKVGAAGVNFIDTYKRGGVYKVQYPFIPGSEAAGTVESVGAGVTAFAAGDRVATAEGINCYAEYALVDEDAALPVPAGLDDFTAAALPLQGMTAHYLINSTFRVEPGHTVLLHAGAGGVGLLLIQLLKARGAQVITTVSTDDKEQLAREAGADHVLRYEGFAPRVREITGGTGVDVVYDGVGKDTFDGSLEALRIRGTLVLFGAASGPVPPVDPQRLNAGGSLFLTRPTMGHYLQDAAERRWRSGEIFAAAADGTLKVRVGARYPLSQAEQAHRDLEGRRTTGKVVLVP; encoded by the coding sequence ATGACGCACGCAATCGTCGCACGCCAGGCAGGCGGGCCGGAAGTCCTGGAGTACACGGAGGTTGACCGGCCGGTCCCAGGCCCCGGACAGTTGCTGGTCAAGGTGGGAGCCGCCGGAGTCAACTTCATTGATACGTACAAGCGCGGCGGTGTCTACAAGGTCCAGTACCCCTTCATCCCCGGTTCCGAAGCCGCCGGCACAGTGGAGTCGGTGGGTGCCGGGGTGACAGCTTTCGCCGCCGGGGACCGCGTGGCGACGGCCGAGGGCATCAACTGTTACGCGGAGTATGCGCTGGTGGATGAGGACGCCGCGCTCCCGGTTCCCGCCGGGCTGGATGACTTCACGGCCGCTGCGCTCCCGCTGCAGGGCATGACCGCGCACTACCTGATCAACTCCACCTTCAGGGTGGAACCGGGCCATACCGTCCTGCTGCACGCGGGCGCCGGCGGCGTGGGGCTGCTCCTCATCCAGCTGCTGAAGGCCCGCGGCGCCCAGGTCATCACCACCGTGTCCACCGACGACAAAGAACAGCTGGCCCGTGAAGCCGGAGCTGACCACGTGCTGCGGTACGAGGGCTTTGCGCCGCGGGTCAGGGAAATTACCGGCGGCACCGGCGTCGACGTGGTGTACGACGGCGTAGGGAAGGACACTTTCGACGGCTCGCTCGAGGCGCTTCGGATCCGCGGCACCCTGGTGCTCTTCGGTGCGGCGTCCGGCCCCGTCCCACCGGTGGATCCGCAGCGCCTCAACGCCGGCGGCTCGCTGTTCCTGACCCGGCCCACCATGGGGCATTACCTGCAGGACGCCGCCGAGCGGCGGTGGCGTTCGGGTGAAATCTTCGCGGCCGCAGCGGACGGCACCCTCAAGGTCCGTGTCGGCGCGCGCTACCCGCTGTCCCAGGCAGAGCAGGCGCACCGGGACCTCGAAGGCCGCCGCACCACCGGCAAGGTGGTGCTGGTTCCCTAA